DNA from bacterium:
CGCGCGTGCGGGCACGCAAGCGCGAAAAACGCGGCGGAAAGGAGAAATACGGCGATGTGTCTTGCCATGGGCGAAAGCGCCCTCCATCATGTCGAACCAGCAACGGTATCACGCGATTTTTTCGATCACAACGCGGGCGGATATGCCGGGCGCGACGACCTTCGATGACGCGATGATGGCCTTCGGCGCGGCGTTCGGCGCGGGCCCCGAGGCGATCGTCGCCGCGCCGGGCCGCGTCAATCTCATCGGCGAACACACCGATTACAACGGCGGCCTGGCGCTGCCGATGGCCGTGGACGCGCGCGTTTACGTGCTGGCCTCGCGCCGCGTGGACGATCGCGTGGAAGCGATCAGCCGCGAGTTCGGCGAGCGCGGCGAGTTCGCCATCAGAGATCCGTCTCCCGTGGGTGCGTGGCACGACGCGGTGCGCGGCGCGATCGCCGGCGCGATCGAGGCGGGCCGGCATGTCACCGGCGCGAATGTCTTCATCGCGAGCGACGTGCCGGCGGGCAGCGGCCTGTCGTCGTCCGCGGCGACGTGCGTCGGACTGGTGATGGCGCTTGACGCGCTATTCGGCAAGGCGCGAAGCGCAAGCGACGTCGCCTTCGCCGCGCGCCTCATCGAGCACACGCACCTGGGCGTGCCGTGCGGCATCCTCGATCCGCTCGCGATCGCGGCCGCGCGTGAGGGATGCGCGATGCGGCTTGACTGCCGCGATCTGTCGCGGCGATTCGTCGCGATACCGAAGAATGCGGTTTTTGTCGTCGGCGACACCGGCGCGCCCCGCCGTCTTTCGGCGGGGGCGTATCACGAGCGCGTGCGCGAATGCGCGGATGCTTGCGTTCTGCTGGACGAAGCCGGAGAGCGCGTTGCGTCGCTGCGCGATGCGACGGTCGAGATGCTCATGCATCATCGGGACGCGATGCCCGATCACATCTTCCGCCGCGCGCGACACGTCGTCACGGAAAATACGCGCGTGGACGAAGCCGCGCGCGCACTCGAAACCGGCGATCTGTTGCGTTTCGGCGCGCTCATGAACCAAAGCCACGCGTCGCTCGCGAACGACTACGAGGTTTCGAGCCCCGCGCTCGACGCGATGGTCGACGCGATGCGGAAAACGCTTGGCGCGCTCGGCGCGCGGTTGACCGGCGCGGGGTTCGGCGGATCGGCGGTGGCGCTGTGCGCGGGCGAACCGGCGGCCGAGGCGCTCGATGCGTGCGCGTACGCGTACCGGGAAAGCGCGGGCGGCATGTCGGCGGGTGAGGGTGCGGGGCGGCTTTTTGTCGCACGGGCGTCGGCCGGCGCGCTTCTGTTGACGCACGAAGGCCGGCCGATGCCATGAGCGGCGCCGCGATCGCGCGATGGACCGCGGTGGTCATCGGCGCTTTGACCGTCTTTCGCTTTTCCGATCCGCCGCCGCTGCCGTCGGGCGTCGGCGCGGAAGACATGGCGGGCGCGCTTGCCGCGACATCCGTTGTACGCATCGCCGCCGCGCTCGCCGCCCTGGCGGTCGCTCTCGCCCGCGGCGGCATCGCGGAGATGCGCGGCGCGATTCGCGATCGCGCGAACCTTCGCGGCGACGACGTTTTCGCGTTTGTCGCGGCGGTCGCGTTCGCGGGCCTGGCGACGCACCTGCTCGAGGCCACGGTCGCGCGCGCGGCGGCAGGCGTCGCCGATCCGGTTTCGTCGATCGCGGGCACGCTCGGACCTATCTTGTCGATCCTCGCGATCGGCGCGGCGTGGTTTGTCGCGCTTGTGGGATTCGGCCGCGCGGCGTTGGTGATCGCGGTGCGCGTATCGAGCC
Protein-coding regions in this window:
- the galK gene encoding galactokinase, yielding MSNQQRYHAIFSITTRADMPGATTFDDAMMAFGAAFGAGPEAIVAAPGRVNLIGEHTDYNGGLALPMAVDARVYVLASRRVDDRVEAISREFGERGEFAIRDPSPVGAWHDAVRGAIAGAIEAGRHVTGANVFIASDVPAGSGLSSSAATCVGLVMALDALFGKARSASDVAFAARLIEHTHLGVPCGILDPLAIAAAREGCAMRLDCRDLSRRFVAIPKNAVFVVGDTGAPRRLSAGAYHERVRECADACVLLDEAGERVASLRDATVEMLMHHRDAMPDHIFRRARHVVTENTRVDEAARALETGDLLRFGALMNQSHASLANDYEVSSPALDAMVDAMRKTLGALGARLTGAGFGGSAVALCAGEPAAEALDACAYAYRESAGGMSAGEGAGRLFVARASAGALLLTHEGRPMP